Below is a window of Brachyspira hampsonii DNA.
TATTTCATTTATACTCATTTTCCTGTTTAAATCAATAGCTAAATCCAAATCTGAAAATTTTCTATTAGTACATTTATATCTTGAACCAAAGGCATAAACTTTACCATATTCTATATTATCAGATAAAATTTTATTTATTATTTCTATATCATTATATGGTATTGATATCATTATACTCTCTCCTTTAGATTTTTTAAAAGAGATTGTGCATACATTGGAAATTTTAATGCATACTCTAAAACTTCATACGATAAAACCCCAGAATATCTATGCGATGTATTATTTCTTGCATTATGAAATTTTATCCAAATATCTACATCATCTATCAAAAAATACTCGCCTGCAAGCCTGAATAATCCTTTTTTCGTAGTTTTATACGATGTATCCGCTGAAATATTTTTATCAAGCCATCTAGCAATTAATTTCCAACTGTTCTCATAGGCTATTTCAAAATTTTGTATTATTCCTGATGATATCGTTTCTATCAAGTCTTTATTTTCATCTTCTTTATAGCAGTAATATACATTTATAGATTTCTCTAACGCTTTTACTGATTTCTCTAATGCTTCGAGATTTAAAGACATAGCCTACCCTATTCTATTTTAATTAAGCCTATTATAAATTATTTTACCATATTTTTCTATATTGTTTTTTAGCTCTTCATTGTTTATATCATTATGACTTATTACATCAAATTTTAAAAGAGTTTCTAATTCTGAAAGCTCTTCCTTCAAACGCTCGCAAAAAAGAAAATCAAAATCACCTATCACAGATAAATCTATATCCGAATTATATTTTTCTCTGTTTTCTGCCCTAGACCCAAACAGTATTATTTTTTCTATTTCTTTATGAGATTTAAAAATATTGTTCATATCATAAAGAAGTTTTTCATCTATCATATATAAAACCGCTCTTATAATTTATTTACAAAAAAGTTATTCAAATCTTCTAAAACATTTAAATAATCATTTTCTATTTTTATTATGATTTCTTTAAATCTCGCAAAATCATAAGTATGGGAAAGTAAATTCCTGCTTAGCATCATATCTATAAAAATCCCCTGTTCCTTTATTATACCCGCAGAGTATGCCTCTTTAAATACATTTCTTGCTGTAATATCTATATTATTTAAATTGCCGTTATATTCTAAATAATCTTTTAATGTTTTCCATGCAAGCTCATAGGTATATTCAAATCTTTGTATAACGCCTTCCTGCTCTAATATTGATAATTCTTCTATTTTTCTTTCTTCAAATACGCTATTTAATAATTTATAAGCCTTACTAAAATTATTAAATCTTTGTTTCCAGCGTATATTTTCATTTAATTGCATACCCTATTTCCTCTAAATTATCCTTTATGCTCTTTTCTAGTTTTCTGCTTTCTTTGAAACATTCTTCAAGCTCTTTTGTTAGTGCTTTCATCTTAGAATTAAAATCTTCTTCTTCATTACTTTCTTCTTCAAGTCCTACATATCGTCCTGTTGTTAGTATATAATCTTCTTTGGCTATTTCATCTATAGTTACACTTTTGCAGTATCCTTTTATATCTTTATATCCCTTGCCTTTCTGCCAATTATGAACAGTTTCTGCTATTGCTTCTATATCTTCATTATCCAATACCCTTTGAACTCTGCTTTCCATTCTGCCGTAATTTCTTGCATCTATAAAAAGCACATTTCCTTTCTGTTTTTTATCCTTATTCAAAAACCATAATGAAACAGGTATCTGAGTAGATATAAATAATTGAGTTGGAAGAGATATTATGCATTCTATTAAATCATCTTTTATCATATTCTCTCTTATTACTCCCTCGCCTGATGTTTGCGTAGAAAGAGAGCCGTTTGCAAGTACAACCCCAGCTTTTCCTTTTTTTGATAATTTGGATGCAATATGAGAAAGCCAAGCATAATTTGCATTCCCATTAGGAGGAATACCCAATTTCCAGCGATAATCATCTTTTAAAGCATCGCCTCCCCAATCTGACATATTAAAAGGAGGATTAGCCAATATATAATCAGCTTTTAAATCACTATGTAAATCTTCAAAAAAAGTATCAGCATTTTTTTTACCCAAATTACCGTCTATGGCATGTATAGCGATATTCATAGTGCAAAGTTTCCAAGTTGTAGGATTGCTTTCTTGTCCGTATACTGATATGCTGTTTACACTTTCAGAATGTGCCTCTAAAAACTTTGCACTTTGTACAAACATTCCTCCGCTTCCGCAGCAGGGATCATATACTCTTCCTTTATACGGTTCTAATATTTCTACTAAAAGTTTAACTATTGGCGACGGAGTATAGAACTCTCCGCCTCTCTTTCCTTCTGCAGTTGCAAATTGAGATAAAAAATATTCATACACATTTCCTAATATATCCTTTTTATTTTTATTCACTATTTTTATATTAGAAAATAAATCTATTATCTCCCCTAGCCTTCTTTTATCAAGTTCAGGACGGCTGTAATTTTTAGGCAGTATGTCTTTTAATTTTTTATTATTTTCTTCTATTTTAAGCATAGCCTCATCTATAATAGCACCTATTTCATCAGAACGGGCATGAGATGATATATAATCAAATCTTGACTCTTTAGGCAAATAGAATATATTTTTTTCTCTATATGCATCTGCATCATCTTGCATATCAAAACCTTCTTTCACAAGCTCATTATATCTTATCTCGAATTTATCAGATATATATTTTAAAAATACAAGTCCAAGTATTACATGCTTATATTCTGAAGCATCTATATTGCCTCTTAATTTGTCAGAAGCCGCCCATAGCTCTTTTTTTATATCTTTATCATCACTCATTTTATTTAAACTCTCCCTATTATAGATTAATAGATAATTATAAATATACTTAAAAAATGCAATTTTGTCAAAATATAAATTAATTATATATTTTGATACAATTAAAAATTATAATAAAAATATTTGACATAAAAAATAAAAGCATTATATTATAATACTCAGTAAAAAAATAGGATTTTATATGGCTACCATAAGAGAAATAGCTAAACTCGCAGGCGTTTCAATAGGAACTGTTGACCGGGCTTTAAATAACAGAGGACGAATTGATCCTGAAGTTGAACAGAAAATACTTGATATTGCTAAGTCATTAAATTATAAACCAGATAAAATAGCCAAATCATTAGCCATTAGAAAAAAGAAATTTAAAATAGCTGCGGTACTTAATACTTACAATAATGTATTTTTTGAAGATGTTATAAAAGGCATAGAAATTGCCGGAAAAGAAATAGAAGAGTTTGGAATGTATGTTATTATAAAACGCTGTAAAGATTTCGATGCTGACAATCAATTAGAGCTTATAGATGATGCTGTTAAAGAAGGTGCTAATGCCATGGCAATAGTTGCTATAAACGACAATAGAGTTATAAATAAAATATCAGAGCTTCATAATAATAATGTTCCTATTGTGCTTTTAAACTCTTTCATAAATAGTAATGATTGTATAGCTTATGTTGGATGCAATTATGATTTAGCAGGAGAAATAGCTGCTTCTATTTTAAATATTATATCTAATGGAAACCATATTAATTTATTAGTGTTTTCCAATAACTTCAATAAAATGCTTGGAAATAAAAAACGTGTTGATAGTTTGCAAAACCGACTTAAAACAGACTATAAAAATATTTATGTTCAGTCTGTAATAGAAATGGAAAAAGACAATAATCTTAATTTTAATAAAAGTAAAGATTATTTATTAAAATATAGTAATACAGATGTTGTTATATGTCCCGGTGCCGAAACTAGTAAATATGTTATAAATGCCATTAAAGAATTAGGGCTATACAATAAAATAAAAATAATCACTTATGACTTTTCAGATGTTGTAAAAGAAGGGCTTTTAGACAGAGGTATTATAGCTTCAATAACACAAAATCCAAAAGAACAAGGATACAGAGCAATAAAAGTTTTATTTGAATATTTACTCACAAAAACTATACCAGATAAAAGATACACATATATAGAAACGCAAGTAATATTCAGAGAAAATTTATTATAGTATTTTCTATGTTAATTATTTATTTTTAGTATATATTACCACCATTTTATAAGTTCGGTTATCTCTTCTCTGTATTCAACGAATTTAGGGTCAGCAATATTTCTTGGGTGCTGCAAATCTATATGTATTTCCTTTTTTATAGAAGTCGGCTTATTAGTCAATACTAAAACTCTTTCTCCCAAATAAACAGCTTCTTCAATATTATGAGTAATAAATATTATTGTAGTTCCTAAAGTTTTCCATATATTTAAAAGTTCATCTTCTAGTTTAAATCTTAAAGATACATCTAATTGCCCATAAGGCTCATCCATTAAAAGAAGTTCTGGTTCAACCGCAAATGCTCTAGCTATAACAACCCTTTGAAGCATACTAGCAGAAAGTTCACTCGGATAAAAATTTCTAAACTTTTCAAGCCCTACCATTTTTATAACCTTATCAGCCCTTTCATTTATTATATCCTGAGGAAGTTTTTTTATCTTTAATCCAAATTTGATATTTTCTTCTACTTTAAGCCAAGGCATAGTAGAATATTCCTGAAATATATATGCTATATCATGCTTTTTCAAATCTACATGTTCTCCGTCTATTTGTATAGCACCATAAGTGGGTTTATATAATTTTGTAAGACTATTTAAGAATGTAGTTTTACCGCATCCAGTAGGTCCTACTATGCATAAAAACTCACCTTTCATAACATTAAATGATATATCATTCAAAACCAATAAATCACCGAATTTTTTTGTAAGTCTAGAAACTTTTACTTTAACTTCTCTAGTATCATTTGTCATAAGTATATCCTTTTAATGTTATAAAGTTATATCCATATTGTCATTTATTTCATTTCTAATTTTTAAGAAATCAGGATCTGTTAATTTTCTAGGTCTTGGTAAATCTATAATATATTCTTTTTTTACAACAGTAGGACAATTTGTAAGAAGTATTATTCTATCGCCTAAATATACAGCCTCTTCAATATTATTAGTAACAAATACAACAGTTCTTTTTTCTTTCTGCCAAATTTTTTCAATTTCTTCTTCCATCATATACCTTGTTTGTGCATCCAAATGTCCGAAAGGCTCATCAAGAAGCATTACAACAGGTTCATTGCAGTAAGCCCTAGCTATACCTACCCTCTGCCTCATACCTCCTGATAATTGATTAGGATAACTATTTTCAAATCCGTTAAGCCCTACTAGATCTATATAATATTTAGCTTTTTCTCTTCTTTCTTTTTTTGCTATGCCTCTTGCTCTAGGACCGAACTCCACATTTTCAATAACAGTTAAAAATGGAAATAAAGCCGTAGTCTGATATACAACTCCTCTTTCAGGGTGCGGTGCTGTTACCTTTTTACCATTAACTACTATGTCAGAGTCTTCAGATGTTTCTAATCCTGCTATTAAATTTATTAATGTAGTTTTTCCGCATTGACCCGGTCCAAATAATACCACAAATTCATTTTCTTTAACTTCAAGACTGATATCTTTTATAACTTCTTTATATCCATGTTCACTGAAAAATACTTTATTTACATGATTCATTTTTATAATAGTTTTATTTTCCATAACACAACCTAAATTAATTTTATATTCCTGTAGAATTCCAAATAGTTAATCTTTTTTCTATATATCTCATTAAAGAAGATAATAATAAACCAACTATACCTATAGTTATCATACCAGCCAAAACCTGAGGTATATTTGCAGTATCAGATCCTCTTATTATAACCCAACCTACACCTGCAAATGAACTAACCATTTCTGCCGCTAATACACCCATCCAACTTACTGAAAATCCTACCTGCATACCATTAAATATTTGAGGTACTGAAGCTGGAAGTATAACATGCAAAAATATATCTCTGTCATTAGATCCAAGCATTTTAGCAGCACCTATTAGAGTAGGATTAACCTGCGAACTTCCTGCATAAGCGTTTAAAGTAACATTGACGAAAGTACCAATAAATATTATAAATATTTTTGGAACCTCCCCTATTCCGAACCAAAGTATAGCCATAGGTATCCAAGCTATAGGAGGTATTTGTCTGAATACTTCAAAAAATGGTCTTATTACAGCCCTTACATATTTATTTACTCCCATAGATATACCAAGTATAATTCCTGTTACAGCACCTATTGCAAAACCTGCTAATACTCTGAATATACTTATTAGTACATGCCCTAATATAGTCTGCTGTCCTATATTATGATTTATACTCCATATTAAAAATTTAAATACTTCTAATGGTTTAGGTGTAGTTATTTTTATAGGGGTATAAGTTGTTAATAATTGCCATACTATCAAAAATCCTGCTATGGATATGATTGCCCAAATAGGTTTCTCAAAATCAGATAATTTAATTCTTTTTTTATCTTTCATAAATGCCCCTTATCATCTCTTAACAAATTTTTTCTCTAAATATCCTAATCCCACTGATAGAATAGCACCTACTGCACCTATTGTGAGCATACCAACTATTATTAAATCAGCCCTGGCTAACTGTCTATTTAACTGTATCATAAATCCCAAACCTCTGCTTGCAGCAAGCATTTCAGCAGCACATAGTGAAGTCCAAGAAGCCCCCAATGATACCCTAAGTCCTGTAAATATATAAGGTAAAGCTGTAGGTATTGCAACTTCTTTAAGCATTTGTCCCCTTGAAGCTCCGAAAGTCTGAGCAACCCATAAATGTACCTGAGTAGTAGCTTTTATTCCGCTGTATGTATTAATAACACAAGGCACAAAAGCAGACATAAATACTATTGCTGATTTTGCTCCTAATCCTATACCAAACCATAATATCATCATAGGTATCCATGCTATAGTAGGTATTGGTCTTATTAGATCGAACAAAGGAGTTGCTACTAAATTAAATTTACTAAACCAAGCCATACATATTCCTAGAGGTATTCCTATAGCAGCACCTAAAAAATAACCTGTTAATGCTACTTGCAAAGATGCTAATATATGCTGGAATAATGTACCATTATCCGGTGCTTTGTTTGTAAGTTTGTAAATAAAGGATTTAAAAACTGTATAAGGACTTGGAAGAGAATATGAAGGAAATAATTTAAATACATCTGTTATTAACTGCCATATTATAAGAAATATTACAACAGATATTACAGATATAAGAAAAAATTTATTTCTATCTCTTTTTTTGTTTGCTATGACGATTTTTTCTTTTTCTTTAAGTGATGGATTAATTATTATATTCTCTTCCATTTATAAAGTCCTTTATAAGATTATAAAAATTGTTATATTAGTTTAATGCTTTATTTAATAATTCAGTATCCACATTTTTATCAACAACAGGAAGTTTATCTTCTGTAATAAGTGATTGGCTTGCAAAGAAGTCAGCTGTTACTCTTACAGAATCCCCTATTTTTATATTTTTAATTTCTTCTGTAGTAACAAAAGGACGAGTAGCTACTTCAGACTGACATGCTTCTATAGTAGAGCTTGATCCATTTTTTGTATACCAATTTAATAATTCTTCTGCTGCCATATTAGTATCTGCCTGCAAAGCATCGCATGCTTCTAAGAATGCTTTAATATATAAAACTATAGTATCTTTTTTATTATTAAATGCTTCATCTGATACTATTATTGAGTCAAACTGAGGTATATTTAATGTAGTTAAACTTGAAACTATTTTCATTCCGTCAGCTTCAGCAGAAAAAGAAGTAGGAGGATTTAAAGCTGCAGCATCTATTTTTTTTGCTTTTAAAGCCTGATATGCCTGAGGGAATTCCATATGAACTATATTAACTGTATTAGGATCAACATTTATAGCTCTTAGCCAATGTATAACATTCAAATGTGATATTGTTCCAGTAGGTACAGCTATAGTTTTTCCTTTTAGTGTAGCAGCATCTCCGTAAACTTCTGGAAAGTCTTTATTAACACCTTTTACAGTTAAAATATCAGAGTCTGGATTAACTAATACTTCTATTCCGCCTTCAGAGTGTCCTATATCAGCAACAACATGAGCATTATAATTAGCTAAAGAATAAACAGAAGCAGCACTTAAAGTACCAACTTCCCATAAGCCGGCACCTAATGCTTCGTTCATAGGTCCGCCTGATGGAAAATATACAGTTTCAATTTTAAAACCATATTTTTCATCTAATTTATTATTTATCATATACTCAATAGGTACAGAGTTTAAAAACGGCATTACAGCCACTTTCAATGTTTTGGCATCATTAGAAGATGATGAGCCTTTATTAGCACATGAAGCTAATAAAAATAAACATGTAATTAAAACTAATGAAGTAATAATTTTCACTGTTCTTTTCATTTTATATCTCCTTAAAATTGTTAATTTATTATAAATAAAATAATTACCAACTAGCATATCTTTTATTTAGAGGATCACTGCATTCTATCATCTTATGACACATTTCTAATAATAGTTTATTTTTTATCTCATCATACTCCTTATTAAAAAATAAATTATTCTCCTCATTAGGATCTTTTTCCAAATCATAAAACTCACCATACTCTTCATCTAAAAATATTGAAAGTTTATATTGTTTAGTTCTATATGTCTTTATAAATATGCCTCTATCATGGGCATCATAAGTAATTACTGCTCCCTTTTTATATGTTTTATTTTTATCTTTTCCAGTCAAAATATTCTTTAAACTATGTCCCTGTATTCCATAAGGTATTTCTTTTCCTAACATATCTAATATTGTTGGAACTATATCAACATTTTCTATTATTTCATCGCTTCTATTTTTTACTATGCCTTTACCATAAAATAATAAAGGAGTTTTTATGAGACAGTCATACATAAAAGGACCTTTTCTTAAAAGTCCGTAATCCCCTAAATATTCTCCATGATCGCTCGTAAATACTATTATTGTATTATCCCATTCATTTTTTTCTTTTAACTTTTCTATAATTCTTCCTATTTGCGAATCTATAAAACTTATCATAGCGTAGTAAAGTCTTTTTATCTCTTTTATCTCTTCTTCACTATAATCATGTTCTTCACCGCCGCCAGGCCA
It encodes the following:
- a CDS encoding LacI family DNA-binding transcriptional regulator, which gives rise to MATIREIAKLAGVSIGTVDRALNNRGRIDPEVEQKILDIAKSLNYKPDKIAKSLAIRKKKFKIAAVLNTYNNVFFEDVIKGIEIAGKEIEEFGMYVIIKRCKDFDADNQLELIDDAVKEGANAMAIVAINDNRVINKISELHNNNVPIVLLNSFINSNDCIAYVGCNYDLAGEIAASILNIISNGNHINLLVFSNNFNKMLGNKKRVDSLQNRLKTDYKNIYVQSVIEMEKDNNLNFNKSKDYLLKYSNTDVVICPGAETSKYVINAIKELGLYNKIKIITYDFSDVVKEGLLDRGIIASITQNPKEQGYRAIKVLFEYLLTKTIPDKRYTYIETQVIFRENLL
- a CDS encoding ABC transporter ATP-binding protein produces the protein MENKTIIKMNHVNKVFFSEHGYKEVIKDISLEVKENEFVVLFGPGQCGKTTLINLIAGLETSEDSDIVVNGKKVTAPHPERGVVYQTTALFPFLTVIENVEFGPRARGIAKKERREKAKYYIDLVGLNGFENSYPNQLSGGMRQRVGIARAYCNEPVVMLLDEPFGHLDAQTRYMMEEEIEKIWQKEKRTVVFVTNNIEEAVYLGDRIILLTNCPTVVKKEYIIDLPRPRKLTDPDFLKIRNEINDNMDITL
- a CDS encoding ABC transporter permease, giving the protein MKDKKRIKLSDFEKPIWAIISIAGFLIVWQLLTTYTPIKITTPKPLEVFKFLIWSINHNIGQQTILGHVLISIFRVLAGFAIGAVTGIILGISMGVNKYVRAVIRPFFEVFRQIPPIAWIPMAILWFGIGEVPKIFIIFIGTFVNVTLNAYAGSSQVNPTLIGAAKMLGSNDRDIFLHVILPASVPQIFNGMQVGFSVSWMGVLAAEMVSSFAGVGWVIIRGSDTANIPQVLAGMITIGIVGLLLSSLMRYIEKRLTIWNSTGI
- a CDS encoding type I restriction-modification system subunit M, translated to MSDDKDIKKELWAASDKLRGNIDASEYKHVILGLVFLKYISDKFEIRYNELVKEGFDMQDDADAYREKNIFYLPKESRFDYISSHARSDEIGAIIDEAMLKIEENNKKLKDILPKNYSRPELDKRRLGEIIDLFSNIKIVNKNKKDILGNVYEYFLSQFATAEGKRGGEFYTPSPIVKLLVEILEPYKGRVYDPCCGSGGMFVQSAKFLEAHSESVNSISVYGQESNPTTWKLCTMNIAIHAIDGNLGKKNADTFFEDLHSDLKADYILANPPFNMSDWGGDALKDDYRWKLGIPPNGNANYAWLSHIASKLSKKGKAGVVLANGSLSTQTSGEGVIRENMIKDDLIECIISLPTQLFISTQIPVSLWFLNKDKKQKGNVLFIDARNYGRMESRVQRVLDNEDIEAIAETVHNWQKGKGYKDIKGYCKSVTIDEIAKEDYILTTGRYVGLEEESNEEEDFNSKMKALTKELEECFKESRKLEKSIKDNLEEIGYAIK
- a CDS encoding nucleotidyltransferase domain-containing protein codes for the protein MISIPYNDIEIINKILSDNIEYGKVYAFGSRYKCTNRKFSDLDLAIDLNRKMSINEIENLKYDFEESDLSYKVDIIDYNNISEEFRRLIDSGSEIIYNSR
- a CDS encoding nucleotidyltransferase domain-containing protein — protein: MIDEKLLYDMNNIFKSHKEIEKIILFGSRAENREKYNSDIDLSVIGDFDFLFCERLKEELSELETLLKFDVISHNDINNEELKNNIEKYGKIIYNRLN
- a CDS encoding nucleotidyltransferase substrate binding protein — encoded protein: MQLNENIRWKQRFNNFSKAYKLLNSVFEERKIEELSILEQEGVIQRFEYTYELAWKTLKDYLEYNGNLNNIDITARNVFKEAYSAGIIKEQGIFIDMMLSRNLLSHTYDFARFKEIIIKIENDYLNVLEDLNNFFVNKL
- a CDS encoding ABC transporter permease, which translates into the protein MEENIIINPSLKEKEKIVIANKKRDRNKFFLISVISVVIFLIIWQLITDVFKLFPSYSLPSPYTVFKSFIYKLTNKAPDNGTLFQHILASLQVALTGYFLGAAIGIPLGICMAWFSKFNLVATPLFDLIRPIPTIAWIPMMILWFGIGLGAKSAIVFMSAFVPCVINTYSGIKATTQVHLWVAQTFGASRGQMLKEVAIPTALPYIFTGLRVSLGASWTSLCAAEMLAASRGLGFMIQLNRQLARADLIIVGMLTIGAVGAILSVGLGYLEKKFVKR
- a CDS encoding ABC transporter substrate-binding protein, producing the protein MKRTVKIITSLVLITCLFLLASCANKGSSSSNDAKTLKVAVMPFLNSVPIEYMINNKLDEKYGFKIETVYFPSGGPMNEALGAGLWEVGTLSAASVYSLANYNAHVVADIGHSEGGIEVLVNPDSDILTVKGVNKDFPEVYGDAATLKGKTIAVPTGTISHLNVIHWLRAINVDPNTVNIVHMEFPQAYQALKAKKIDAAALNPPTSFSAEADGMKIVSSLTTLNIPQFDSIIVSDEAFNNKKDTIVLYIKAFLEACDALQADTNMAAEELLNWYTKNGSSSTIEACQSEVATRPFVTTEEIKNIKIGDSVRVTADFFASQSLITEDKLPVVDKNVDTELLNKALN
- a CDS encoding HI0074 family nucleotidyltransferase substrate-binding subunit, with product MSLNLEALEKSVKALEKSINVYYCYKEDENKDLIETISSGIIQNFEIAYENSWKLIARWLDKNISADTSYKTTKKGLFRLAGEYFLIDDVDIWIKFHNARNNTSHRYSGVLSYEVLEYALKFPMYAQSLLKNLKERV
- a CDS encoding ABC transporter ATP-binding protein yields the protein MTNDTREVKVKVSRLTKKFGDLLVLNDISFNVMKGEFLCIVGPTGCGKTTFLNSLTKLYKPTYGAIQIDGEHVDLKKHDIAYIFQEYSTMPWLKVEENIKFGLKIKKLPQDIINERADKVIKMVGLEKFRNFYPSELSASMLQRVVIARAFAVEPELLLMDEPYGQLDVSLRFKLEDELLNIWKTLGTTIIFITHNIEEAVYLGERVLVLTNKPTSIKKEIHIDLQHPRNIADPKFVEYREEITELIKWW